A stretch of the Lactuca sativa cultivar Salinas chromosome 9, Lsat_Salinas_v11, whole genome shotgun sequence genome encodes the following:
- the LOC111921257 gene encoding serine/arginine-rich splicing factor SC35 translates to MSHFGRAGPPDIRDTYSLLVLNITFRTTADDLFPLFDKYGKVVDVFIPRDRRTGDSRGFAFVRYKYADEAQKAVDKLDGRVVDGREIMVQFAKYGPDAERIHKGRILEPAEKLKGRSRSRSPRPSSRHRDDYKDRRRNRSRSRDRSEHERHRGRDRYRSRSRSRSRSRSPEYRKERSRRGRYEDEKGRSRSRSPIRSRSPIRSTSPARSPARNSVSPRRSRSASPRRTPSRSRSPARRVEKDRSPTPKSVSPRGKPDSRSPSPHRSDADE, encoded by the exons ATGTCGCACTTCGGAAGAGCAGGTCCGCCGGATATCAGAGATACCTATTCACTCCTCGTCCTCAACATCACGTTTC GTACAACTGCCGATGATTTGTTCCCTCTTTTtgataagtatggaaaggttgTTGATGTTTTCATCCCTAGAGATCGCAG GACTGGGGATTCTCGAGGCTTTGCCTTTGTTCGATATAAGTATGCAGATGAAGCCCAGAAGGCAGTGGACAAGCTTGATG GAAGAGTTGTTGATGGCAGAGAGATAATGGTTCAATTCGCCAAGTATGGGCCTGATGCTGAACGAAT TCATAAGGGAAGAATACTTGAACCAGCTGAGAAGCTGAAGGGAAGATCAAGGAGCCGAAGTCCAAGACCAAG TTCAAGGCATAGAGATGACTATAAGGACAGAAGAAGAAACCGAAGCAGAAGCAGAGACAGATCTGAACACGAGAGGCATCGAGGAAGGGATCGATACAGAAGCAGAAGTCGAAGCAGAAGCAGAAGCAGAAGCCCTGAATATCGAAAAGAGCGCAGCAGAAGAGGAAGATATGAAGATGAAAAGGGTAGAAGCAGAAGTCGATCTCCTATCAGAAGCAGATCTCCTATCAG AAGCACTTCCCCTGCCCGATCGCCTGCCCGAAATAGTGTGAGCCCTCGAAGGAGTAGGAGTGCATCTCCAAGAAGAACACCTTCAAGGAGCAGAAGTCCAGCAAGGCGTGTTGAGAAAGATCGGTCGCCTACTCCAAAAAGTGTTTCCCCTCGTGGGAAACCTGACTCTAGAAGCCCATCACCACATCGTTCTGATGCTGAT GAATGA